One window of Medicago truncatula cultivar Jemalong A17 chromosome 2, MtrunA17r5.0-ANR, whole genome shotgun sequence genomic DNA carries:
- the LOC11422644 gene encoding beta-amylase — protein MRMTINTFEVHERYFQRNNKAIRVDRARKPNSRTKQAFKFDNIHRASVNKQRSVSLAEFKTSAIAEPAEAPIVPPTYEDPMLANYVPIYVMLPLGVITNDNVLEDRAKLEKQLTELRAAGVDGVMVDVWWGIVESKGPQQYDWSAYRSLFQLVQDCKLKLQAIMSFHQCGGNIGDSVSIPLPKWVLEVGESNPDIFYTNSSGFMNKECISLGVDNKPFFNGRTPIQMYSDYMKSFRENMADFLESELLIDIEVGLGPAGELRYPSYAESLGWVFPGIGEFNCYDKYLQADFKDAAKRAGHPEWELPDNAGSSNDTPESTEFFRSKGTYQTEKGKFFLTWYSNKLLTHGDEILDEANKVFLGCKVKLAAKIAGIHWWYKTESHAAELTSGYYNLSDRDGYRPVARMFARHNAILNFTCLEMRNSEQPEEAKSCAQELVQQVLSDGWRENLEVAGENALPRYDSEGYNQILLNARPNGVNKKGPPKLRMYGVTYLRLTEELFQKQNFDIFKIFVKKMHANQDLCPDPEKYYHYTVPMERSKPKIPLEVLLEATKPVKPYPWSEVTDMSVSEATGFFFDLLAIILSVFRKNRN, from the exons ATGAGGATGACGATTAATACTTTTGAGGTTCACGAAAGGTATTTTCAAAGGAATAACAAAGCTATACGTGTAGATAGAGCAAGGAAGCCAAATTCAAGAACAAAGCAAGCCTTCAAATTTGATAATATTCATCGTGCTTCTGTCAACAAACAACGTTCTGTGTCTTTGGCAGAATTCAAAACTTCTGCAATTGCTGAACCTGCAGAG GCACCAATTGTTCCTCCAACATACGAAGATCCAATGCTTGCAAATTATGTACCTATATATGTGATGCTCCCA CTAGGAGTGATTACAAACGACAATGTCTTGGAAGATAGAGCAAAACTCGAGAAACAGCTGACGGAGCTACGAGCAGCAGGTGTTGATGGAGTTATGGTTGATGTCTGGTGGGGAATAGTTGAATCAAAGGGTCCTCAGCAGTATGATTGGTCAGCTTATAGGTCCTTGTTTCAGCTTGTTCAGGATTGCAAACTTAAGTTACAAGCTATAATGTCATTTCATCAATGTGGAGGGAATATTGGAGATTCTGTTTCCATTCCATTACCTAAATGGGTACTTGAAGTTGGTGAATCAAATCCTGATATCTTTTACACCAATAGTTCAGGTTTCATGAATAAAGAATGTATTTCACTGGGTGTGGATAATAAACCTTTCTTTAATGGAAGAACTCCCATTCAG ATGTATAGCGACTATATGAAGAGTTTTAGAGAGAATATGGCAGATTTCTTAGAATCGGAGCTACTGATAGACATTGAAGTAGGACTTGGCCCTGCTGGAGAACTCAGATATCCTTCTTATGCAGAATCTCTAGGCTGGGTATTTCCTGGTATTGGAGAATTTAAT TGCTATGACAAATATCTTCAAGCTGATTTCAAAGACGCTGCAAAAAGAGCAGGCCATCCTGAATGGGAGCTGCCTGATAATGCAGGGTCATCTAATGACACACCTGAATCTACAGAATTTTTCAGATCCAAGGGAACTTACCAAACAGAGAAAGGGAAATTTTTTCTTACATGGTATTCTAACAAATTGCTTACACATGGTGATGAAATCTTGGACGAAGCCAACAAAGTATTCCTCGGTTGCAAAGTGAAGTTAGCAGCAAAA ATTGCTGGAATCCACTGGTGGTATAAAACTGAAAGCCATGCTGCAGAGCTTACTTCAGGATATTACAACTTAAGTGATAGAGATGGATACCGTCCCGTAGCAAGGATGTTCGCTCGACATAATGCTATCTTGAATTTCACATGTCTTGAGATGAGAAATTCGGAGCAACCAGAAGAAGCCAAAAGTTGTGCCCAGGAACTTGTTCAGCAG GTCTTGAGTGATGGATGGAGAGAGAACCTTGAAGTTGCTGGGGAAAATGCACTTCCAAGGTATGACAGTGAAGGTTACAACCAAATCCTTCTAAATGCAAGGCCAAATGGTGTTAACAAAAAGGGCCCTCCAAAACTAAGGATGTATGGAGTCACATACCTACGTTTGACAGAAGAATTATTCCagaaacaaaattttgatatattcaaaATCTTTGTGAAAAAGATGCATGCTAATCAG GATCTTTGTCCAGACCCAGAGAAATACTATCATTACACGGTTCCTATGGAAAGGTCAAAACCAAAGATTCCATTGGAGGTTCTTCTTGAAGCAACAAAACCAGTGAAGCCGTATCCATGGTCTGAAGTAACGGATATGAGTGTTAGTGAAGCTACtggatttttctttgatttactAGCAATAATCCTGAGTGTGTTTAGGAAAAACCGAAACTGA
- the LOC11432043 gene encoding formin-like protein 3 produces MNFKGRREMKKPCYIVVYVILLCALEKGCSEGKRWKHDEFFRDHIGEKAEQVWKHCRKEMIKRNHDINEFDLHLLDETSEKRFKFLSPRMKQHFLDCIRNRKPLISEEDGHLSKKHYESLFGLSDRHRYLLSKSQHNQTPQNSVPSSGSSPKPKSHVAAQATSPTPEHSYDDFWFLFAPPPPPPPPHSTFDSTHDDKQRKAIIVAVTASGIIILIGLLLCCREVRKSKKVDKNDKPLLILSATGFSGGSSQKCVGFENSDTREFGHGIIYGMNPSTVRNLSIKHENNVSLAEITSANGKGKEPVSPLNPPPGRSAPEAPPQPPPPPPALAPRPPPPPKMVRPPPAPPKPMVGRNQKSPLGPLRTSEGDDESDAPKAKLKPFFWDKVATNPGQAMVWHDIRAGSFQFSEEKIESLFGCINQNRNERRKDSPSLEPAVQYIQIINPKKAQNLSILLRALNVSTEEVIDALKEGNEIPVELIQTVLKMAPTSDEELKLRLFTGEVSQLGPAERFLKTLVDIPLAFKRLESLLFMFTLREEASSIKECFTTLEVSCNKLRKSRLFQKLLEAVLKTGNRLNNGTYRGGAHAFRLDTLLKLADVKGTDGKTTLLHFVVQEIIRSEGIRAVKTEKASQSHSSMKTEDFIDDSNGESEEHYRSLGLQVISGLSTELEDVKQAAVIDGNNLTAAVLKLDHTLAKAEELLNTDLKNLEEDSEFQHSLANFVDKAKEEVKWLIGEEKRITTEVKSTADYFHGNAGKDEGLRLFVIVRDFLVMLDKVCKEIKVSTNRIAVKDYYSSCKKEAPSSASSPDAHQQLPSDMHRRLFPAIAERRIHDFSSSSSSDDDDERLPT; encoded by the exons atgaatttcaaagGAAGAAGGGAAATGAAAAAACCTTGTTATATCGTTGTTTATGTTATTCTTCTTTGTGCTTTAGAAAAAGGATGCTCAGAGGGCAAGAGGTGGAAACATGATGAGTTTTTTAGAGATCATATTGGAGAAAAG GCAGAGCAGGTATGGAAACATTGTAGGAAAGAAATGATAAAGAGGAATCATGATATCAATGAATTTGATTTGCATCTATTGGATGAGACGAGCGAAAAGAGATTTAAATTTCTATCTCCCCGTATGAAACAACACTTTCTGGATTGCATAAGAAACAGAAAGCCTCTGATTTCCGAAGAGGACGGACATTTGTCGAAGAAGCATTATGAGTCACTCTTTGGTTTATCAGACAGACATAGATATTTACTCTCAAAGTCACAACATAATCAGACACCACAGAATTCTGTTCCATCATCTGGATCATCACCAAAACCGAAAAGTCATGTTGCAGCACAAGCCACTTCTCCAACTCCTGAGCACTCATATGACGATTTTTGGTTTCTATTTGCACCACcgccaccaccacctcctcctcatTCTACTTTTGATTCAACGCATGATGACAAACAACGGAAAGCAATTATTGTTGCTGTAACTGCATCAGGAATTATAATCTTAATAGGCTTGTTGTTATGCTGTCGCGAGGTGAGGAAGAGCAAAAAAGTAGACAAAAATGACAAGCCTTTACTCATATTAAGCGCAACTGGCTTCTCTGGTG GTAGTTCACAAAAGTGTGTTGGTTTTGAGAATTCTGATACGAGAGAATTTGGTCATGGTATTATCTATGGAATGAATCCTTCTACTGTTAGGAATTTGTCCATTAAGCATGAAAATAACGTCTCACTGGCCGAGATAACATCAGCAAATGGCAAAGGAAAAGAACCAGTGTCTCCATTAAATCCTCCTCCAGGAAGATCAGCTCCTGAGGCTCCACCACAGCCGCCGCCTCCACCACCTGCTCTTGCACCTCGGCCTCCACCTCCTCCAAAAATGGTTAGGCCTCCACCGGCTCCTCCCAAACCAATGGTAGGAAGGAACCAAAAATCCCCTCTAGGACCACTTCGTACCAGTGAGGGTGATGATGAATCTGATGCTCCGAAAGCGAAATTAAAGCCGTTTTTCTGGGATAAGGTTGCAACAAATCCTGGTCAAGCTATGGTCTGGCATGATATCAGAGCAGGATCATTCCA GTTCAGTGAAGAAAAGATAGAATCTTTATTCGGCTGCATCAATCAGAAcagaaatgaaagaagaaaagatTCTCCATCTTTAGAACCTGCTGTCCAGTACATTCAGATAATTAACCCCAAGAAAGCGCAGAATTTATCAATTCTTTTACGTGCTCTGAATGTGAGCACAGAAGAAGTTATTGATGCCCTAAAAGAAG GCAATGAGATTCCTGTTGAGCTCATCCAAACAGTATTGAAGATGGCGCCAACATCGGATGAGGAATTGAAGCTAAGATTATTCACAGGCGAGGTTTCTCAACTTGGACCTGCAGAGAGGTTTCTCAAGACATTGGTTGATATACCGCTGGCTTTTAAACGTCTCGAATCTCTACTGTTCATGTTTACACTTCGGGAAGAGGCTTCAAGCATTAAGGAATGCTTTACAACATTAGAG GTATCTTGCAACAAACTAAGAAAAAGCAGGCTCTTCCAAAAGCTATTAGAAGCAGTTCTAAAGACAGGAAACCGATTGAACAATGGCACCTATCGTGGTGGAGCTCACGCGTTTAGGCTTGACACACTTTTGAAACTTGCAGATGTAAAAGGAACAGACGGCAAGACCACACTGTTACACTTTGTGGTTCAAGAGATCATACGTTCAGAGGGCATAAGAGCTGTAAAAACAGAAAAAGCAAGCCAAAGCCATTCTAGTATGAAAACCGAGGATTTCATCGATGATTCAAATGGGGAATCAGAAGAACACTATCGCAGCCTTGGCCTTCAAGTAATTTCAGGCCTAAGCACTGAACTAGAAGATGTGAAACAGGCAGCAGTAATAGATGGTAATAATCTAACAGCTGCAGTATTGAAACTTGATCACACATTGGCAAAAGCTGAAGAATTGTTGAATACTGATCTGAAAAATCTAGAAGAAGACAGCGAGTTTCAACATTCCCTTGCAAATTTTGTGGACAAAGCAAAAGAGGAAGTGAAATGGTTGATAGGGGAAGAGAAGAGGATTACGACTGAGGTTAAGAGCACTGCAGATTATTTTCATGGGAATGCAGGAAAAGATGAAGGGCTGCGTTTGTTTGTGATTGTACGCGATTTCTTGGTAATGTTGGACAAGGTGTGCAAAGAGATAAAAGTATCGACCAATAGAATAGCGGTGAAGGATTATTATTCTTCTTGCAAGAAAGAGGCTCCTTCATCGGCATCCTCTCCAGATGCTCATCAACAATTGCCTTCTGATATGCATAGGAGACTATTTCCAGCCATAGCAGAGAGAAGAATACACGACTTTAGTTCCTCCTCCTCTTCCGACGATGATGATGAGAGGTTACCAACGTAG
- the LOC11412768 gene encoding uncharacterized protein translates to MAREVGIFLCLLIVIMDVTAGILGIEAEIAQNKVKHLRLWIFECRDPSHKAFMFGLAASILLSLAHVIANLLGGCGCFCFQQDIQKSSPNRQLSMAILILTWIVLAVGLSMLVIGTKTNNRSSGTCGFTDHHFLSIGGILCFVHGLFCVSYYVSATAS, encoded by the exons ATGGCTAGAGAAGTTGGCATATTTTTATGTCTCTTGATTGTTATCATGGATGTCACAGCTGGGATTCTTGGCATCGAAGCTGAAATTGCTCAAAACAAG gTTAAACACTTGAGATTGTGGATATTTGAGTGTAGAGATCCAAGTCATAAGGCCTTCATGTTTGGATTAGCTGCATCAATACTTTTGTCTCTAGCCCATGTTATAGCCAATTTGCTAGGTGGCTGcggttgtttttgttttcaacaagACATTCAAAAGTCTTCACCTAATAGGCAACTCTCAATGGCTATCCTCATTTTAACATG GATTGTTTTGGCTGTTGGATTGAGCATGCTGGtgatagggactaaaacaaacaacAGATCAAGTGGTACTTGTGGTTTCACAGACCATCATTTTCTATCCATTGGTGGGATTTTGTGCTTTGTCCATGGCCTATTCTGTGTTTCTTATTACGTTTCTGCCACTGCCTCTTAA